The genomic region CGTCGACCAGGTCCCAGGCCGGTCGGGTGCCGCCGGCCCGCAGGTCGATCAGCTCGCCGTCCAGTCCGTCGTGGGCCGCCCGCCAGTGCGCCGCGGCGACGAGGCAGTCGCGCACCGGCGGGGCGAGAACACCAGCGCGTACGTCGTCGGCGAGTGTCGCGACCAGGCTGCGGACCAGGGCGGCGACAAGCACGGCGTCGTCCACGGTCGGGCAGACGTCACCGACACGGACCTCCACCGTCGGGTACGCCGACGACGGCCGGGCGTACCAGTAGACCATCGCCGCGTCCAGCATGATGCCTGCGGCGATCAGCTCGTCGACGGTGCGGTCGTAGTCGGCGGCGGAGTCGAAGTACGGCGTGGGGCCGATGCTGGGCCAGCGCTCCAACTGCATCGACCGCCAGCTGGCGTGGCCGGTGTCGTGCCCTTCGTGCAGCGGCGAGTTGGTGGTGATCGCCTGCACCACCGGCAGCCACACCCGCAGGTGGTTGCAGACCTGCACGGCCAACTCCCGGTCCGGCAGACCGACGTGCACGTGACAACCGCAGACCGCCGGATCGTGCGCCACCGGCCCGTACCGGCGTGACATGGCGTGGTAGCGCGGCCGGTCGGGCACCGTCCGGTGCGACTCGGCCACCGGGGTGGCGCCGACCGCCACGAGCCGGGCCCCGGCCGCGGCGGCGGCCTCGACGGCGGATCGGCGCAGCGCGACGAGGTGGGTACGCAGCTCGCTGAGGTCGGCGCAGACCGGCGTGACCATCTCCACCATGCTGTGCCGGAACTCCTGGCGACTCTGGTCGCGGGCCGGACCGCGCAGCGCGGCCAGCACCTCGTCGGCCACCGGCAGGTTCCGGCCGCCGTCCGGGTCGAGGAGCAGGAACTCCTCCTCGACGCCGAGGGTGAGAGTGCCGAGGTCGGGAACGGTGTCGACGGTCGTCGGACGGTACGCCACGGCCGCCTCCATCCGCTGCTGCGGCCACGGGTGGACACCCCGGCCGACGGGCGGCTCGGTTTCCCGGCCCGGACGGCTGGCAAACGCGCGCTCAGCCCGGCGCGCAGCCGGCCCCGTTCGGCCGTTCTGTCCGTGCCTGCGGCGGCCGTCCGGTACGTCCCATGCCTCGGTGGCCGGCGGGACGTCAGGGTGCGACGTCCACCAGCACCTTGCCGACCGCGCCGCTCTCCACCGCCCGGTGCGCGTCGGCGGTGCGGTGCAGCGGGAAGCGCAGCAGTGGCAGGCCGTGCTGCGCGCCGACCGGCAGGGCGCCGGCGCGGATCGCGGCGGAGACGTCCTCGACGGCTGCGGCGCGCGCGTGGGGGCCCGCCGTGTAGAGCACCAGGAACTGCAGGCGCGCGTTCAGCACCATGCTCTGCCCGACGGGGAACTCGACGGCCTGTCCGCCCTGGTTGGCGTACGTCGCGATCGTGCCGCGCGTACGCAGCACGGCCAGGTCCAGAGCGAGGTTGGAGCCCAGCGCCACCTCGGCGACGATGTCGACACCGTCGGGGGCGATGGCACGGATGGCGGCGGCCGGGTCACCCTCGCGGTAGTTGACGGTGTGGTGGGCTCCGGCGGCGGTGGCCAGCGTGGCCTTCTCCGGGCCACTGACCGTGGTGATGACGGTGGCACCAGCCCAGCGGGCGAGCTGGATCACCGCGTGGCCGACCGCTCCGGCTCCGCCGGCGGCGAGCACCACCGTGCCGTCGAGCGCGCCGGGGTGCAGGCGGCGTGGCCCGTCCTCGGCGACGGTCAGCGCACGGTGGGCGGTGAGCGCGGGCACGCCGAGCGAGGCGCCGACGTCGAACCCGGCCTCGTCGGGCAGCGGCACGGCCTGCTCGGCGGGTACGACTGTGAACTCGGCGGCGGTGCCGGTGGGCCGCCCGGCGGCGG from Micromonospora lupini harbors:
- a CDS encoding carboxylate-amine ligase, translating into MAYRPTTVDTVPDLGTLTLGVEEEFLLLDPDGGRNLPVADEVLAALRGPARDQSRQEFRHSMVEMVTPVCADLSELRTHLVALRRSAVEAAAAAGARLVAVGATPVAESHRTVPDRPRYHAMSRRYGPVAHDPAVCGCHVHVGLPDRELAVQVCNHLRVWLPVVQAITTNSPLHEGHDTGHASWRSMQLERWPSIGPTPYFDSAADYDRTVDELIAAGIMLDAAMVYWYARPSSAYPTVEVRVGDVCPTVDDAVLVAALVRSLVATLADDVRAGVLAPPVRDCLVAAAHWRAAHDGLDGELIDLRAGGTRPAWDLVDELMAAVAPALLRHGDLGHVLAQLARLRRDGTGATRQRRVLEHTGDLRAVIDDLATQTAAG
- a CDS encoding NADPH:quinone reductase; its protein translation is MKAIIYRDNGGPDVLQLVERDRPAPGPGDVRVRVAVSGVNPTDWQARSGVAHRKLFPEITPHLDGAGVIDAVGDGIDPGRVGQRVWLFMAAAGRPTGTAAEFTVVPAEQAVPLPDEAGFDVGASLGVPALTAHRALTVAEDGPRRLHPGALDGTVVLAAGGAGAVGHAVIQLARWAGATVITTVSGPEKATLATAAGAHHTVNYREGDPAAAIRAIAPDGVDIVAEVALGSNLALDLAVLRTRGTIATYANQGGQAVEFPVGQSMVLNARLQFLVLYTAGPHARAAAVEDVSAAIRAGALPVGAQHGLPLLRFPLHRTADAHRAVESGAVGKVLVDVAP